In Vibrio sp. STUT-A11, a genomic segment contains:
- a CDS encoding thiopurine S-methyltransferase — MRDPEFWHNKWASNKIGFHLEDVNPLLPQHWHHTSPKREDTVLVPLCGKSEDLAWLATKHDEVIGVELSQIAVRAFFAEHFYTPMVTPLNGMHELYQFDELSIYTGDFFTAPVSQVDIVYDRAALVALPQEMREEYADRLKQLLKPGGRILLVTLNYPQQEMAGPPFSVPVNEIEQLFSGYKVTCLNVDEADENHPKIAKQGLSRFSEEVYLIEAS, encoded by the coding sequence ATGAGAGACCCAGAGTTTTGGCACAATAAGTGGGCCAGCAACAAAATCGGATTCCATTTGGAAGATGTAAACCCATTGCTGCCTCAGCATTGGCATCACACAAGCCCTAAGCGCGAAGACACCGTATTGGTTCCACTTTGTGGTAAGTCGGAAGACCTTGCATGGTTGGCGACCAAACATGATGAAGTTATTGGTGTTGAATTAAGTCAAATTGCGGTACGTGCATTCTTTGCTGAGCATTTTTATACGCCGATGGTCACGCCGCTAAATGGAATGCATGAGCTGTATCAGTTTGACGAGCTTTCTATTTACACTGGTGACTTTTTTACCGCACCGGTTTCTCAGGTTGATATCGTTTACGACCGAGCAGCATTGGTTGCATTGCCGCAAGAAATGAGAGAAGAATACGCTGATCGTTTAAAACAGCTGCTTAAACCGGGTGGTCGTATTCTGCTTGTTACACTCAATTACCCTCAGCAAGAAATGGCGGGACCTCCATTTAGCGTACCAGTGAATGAAATCGAACAGTTATTCTCGGGCTACAAAGTGACTTGCCTGAACGTGGACGAAGCGGATGAAAATCACCCGAAAATTGCTAAGCAAGGCTTAAGTCGTTTTTCTGAAGAAGTGTATTTGATTGAAGCGTCTTAA
- a CDS encoding AEC family transporter — protein sequence MINQVINILFPVFALVGVGYLVGRHIKPDFRPINRINIDVFTPALVFSSLVSMPLDNAQGPLLFAAVIAVLVPGLIMIPVCKISGLTFKAWAPPHMFRNSGNLAIPLFTYTFGDIALSSAVLLFVVSACLHISVGMMLLSNGNPLKQIIKMPIFLSASLALGLNLSGIGAWAPLYEATALLGQAAVPVMLLSLGAQMCNLRLDGLKVGVICTVQSLTTGAVAFALIYWFIPLPTMQLQMMVLFTMLPPAVMNYLFAERLNIEPMKVASMVLFGNFFSVLTLPLLLSYTLSLS from the coding sequence ATGATTAATCAAGTCATCAATATTCTTTTTCCCGTCTTCGCTCTTGTCGGCGTCGGCTATTTAGTCGGTCGGCATATAAAGCCGGATTTTCGCCCAATCAATCGAATCAACATTGATGTCTTTACCCCTGCGCTAGTTTTCTCCTCTCTGGTTAGCATGCCACTGGACAATGCTCAAGGCCCTCTACTTTTTGCCGCCGTGATTGCGGTCTTGGTACCAGGATTGATCATGATTCCAGTTTGTAAAATAAGTGGGTTGACCTTTAAAGCATGGGCACCACCGCACATGTTTCGTAACAGCGGTAATCTAGCCATACCTTTGTTTACTTATACGTTTGGCGATATCGCCCTTTCTTCGGCGGTTTTGCTGTTTGTTGTGTCGGCTTGTCTACATATTAGTGTGGGAATGATGCTATTGAGCAATGGCAACCCACTAAAACAGATCATAAAAATGCCAATCTTTTTATCGGCTTCACTCGCGCTGGGCCTGAACTTATCAGGGATTGGCGCCTGGGCACCGCTTTATGAAGCGACAGCATTATTAGGTCAGGCCGCGGTACCGGTAATGTTGCTCTCTCTCGGCGCACAAATGTGCAACTTGCGTTTGGATGGTCTAAAAGTTGGCGTGATATGTACGGTACAATCGCTGACCACAGGTGCGGTTGCCTTTGCACTTATCTATTGGTTTATTCCGTTACCCACGATGCAGTTGCAGATGATGGTACTTTTCACCATGTTACCACCTGCGGTAATGAACTATTTGTTTGCAGAGAGACTCAATATAGAACCGATGAAAGTCGCTTCGATGGTGTTATTTGGCAACTTTTTTAGTGTCTTGACCCTGCCCCTTCTCCTCTCTTATACGTTGTCGCTCTCTTAG
- a CDS encoding CidA/LrgA family protein has protein sequence MIKNRLLQLTQLLVSLFLIMGALGIGVTIQRFTDTSVPGSVIGMILLFLSMATGLVKVEWVKTGATLFIRYMILLFVPVSVGLMDHFDMLFANALPILASAVGGTLIVLVSLAWLLDYLLKEKH, from the coding sequence ATGATAAAAAATCGATTATTACAACTGACCCAATTGCTCGTTTCCCTCTTTCTCATCATGGGAGCACTTGGGATTGGAGTTACTATTCAAAGATTTACTGACACTTCCGTCCCAGGCAGTGTTATCGGCATGATCCTGTTGTTCCTTTCTATGGCAACCGGACTTGTCAAAGTTGAGTGGGTGAAAACTGGCGCAACTCTGTTTATTCGCTACATGATCTTATTGTTCGTTCCAGTTAGTGTTGGCCTGATGGATCACTTCGACATGCTTTTCGCCAACGCACTACCCATTCTTGCCAGTGCGGTCGGCGGCACATTGATTGTGCTGGTGAGTCTCGCATGGCTGCTGGATTATTTGCTAAAGGAGAAACACTAA
- the purT gene encoding formate-dependent phosphoribosylglycinamide formyltransferase, translating into MFGTATSANATRVLLLGSGELGKEVAIECQRLGLEVIACDRYANAPAMQVAHRSYVLDMLDGQALEEIINKEQPAYVVPEIEAIATEKLVELEAKGLNVVPTAKATKLTMNREGIRRLAAEELELTTSPYRFADNYDDFKAAVEFVGTPCVVKPVMSSSGKGQSVIKSEADIEKAWNYAQEGGRTGAGRVIVEGFIDFDYEITLLTVRAVDGVHFCAPIGHRQEDGDYRESWQPQAMSENAVKAAQYAAEKVVNALGGYGIFGVELFVKGDQVIFNEVSPRPHDTGLVTLISQEMSEFALHVRAFTGMPINNIVQYGPSASAVILGQGTSTNIRFDNLADALTQPQTQVRLFGKPEIDGRRRLGVVVTRRNSTEESVQDAVANASKVNIVY; encoded by the coding sequence ATGTTCGGTACTGCAACCAGCGCAAATGCTACTCGTGTATTACTTTTAGGCTCTGGCGAGCTTGGTAAAGAAGTCGCAATTGAATGTCAACGTCTGGGCCTGGAAGTCATTGCTTGTGACCGTTATGCGAATGCACCTGCAATGCAAGTCGCTCACCGCAGCTATGTGCTTGATATGCTGGATGGTCAAGCATTAGAAGAAATCATCAATAAAGAGCAACCCGCTTATGTTGTTCCTGAAATTGAAGCTATTGCAACCGAGAAGCTAGTCGAGCTTGAAGCAAAAGGTCTGAATGTCGTTCCAACGGCTAAGGCAACTAAACTTACGATGAACCGTGAAGGTATTCGTCGTTTAGCTGCTGAAGAGCTTGAGCTTACTACCTCCCCTTACCGATTTGCAGACAACTACGATGACTTTAAAGCAGCCGTCGAGTTCGTCGGCACCCCTTGCGTCGTTAAGCCAGTGATGAGCTCGTCTGGTAAAGGCCAGAGTGTCATTAAATCAGAAGCTGATATTGAAAAAGCATGGAACTACGCTCAAGAAGGTGGCCGCACTGGTGCTGGTCGTGTCATTGTTGAAGGCTTTATCGACTTTGATTACGAGATAACCTTACTAACCGTTCGTGCGGTTGATGGCGTACACTTCTGCGCACCAATCGGTCACCGTCAAGAAGATGGTGACTACCGCGAGTCATGGCAGCCTCAAGCAATGTCAGAAAATGCAGTAAAAGCCGCGCAATATGCAGCGGAAAAAGTCGTCAATGCATTAGGTGGCTATGGCATTTTCGGTGTAGAGTTGTTTGTGAAAGGTGACCAAGTGATCTTCAACGAGGTTTCGCCTCGCCCACACGACACAGGATTGGTCACCCTGATTTCTCAGGAAATGTCTGAGTTTGCACTTCACGTTCGTGCATTTACCGGCATGCCAATCAACAACATTGTCCAGTACGGCCCTTCTGCATCAGCAGTCATTCTTGGTCAGGGTACTTCTACCAACATTCGTTTTGATAATTTAGCTGACGCTTTAACGCAGCCACAAACGCAAGTTCGTCTATTTGGTAAGCCAGAAATCGACGGTCGCCGCCGCTTGGGTGTTGTTGTGACTCGTCGAAACAGCACAGAAGAGTCCGTTCAAGATGCGGTAGCAAATGCATCGAAGGTAAACATCGTTTACTAA
- a CDS encoding site-specific integrase, with translation MSITDKQLKAITKLSEYSGPAELNDGEGLVAKISPKANITFQYRCRFNGKNKRIRIGKYPITTLKNARQIHKRMLELKEEGRNPEIALTGDTDFLTLKDCLDYWFEHKVSTQKEGTQTLYRSVANNYFYNAFPDVDVEKISAREWMCWFDEIAKKNPKTANSAFSKMRACLNFCKSKFLIDGTHFEKIRQQDVGQSAKAGDRVLSLPELAKVWIAIERSKAGTTTKNLHLITMLWGNRLSELRLAKREHFDMVNDIWTVPPELSKMGNTIRRPIPKHIKPMLERLMNIYDEYLFPGASLHKPITISAANRYIRRLRDNLNLPHWRTHDFRRSISTTCSELGTMPHVTEKMLGHELVGVMAIYNKHDWLSDQKEAYEKFAEALFAQVQKELEHEKVAVT, from the coding sequence TTGAGTATTACAGACAAGCAGCTAAAGGCTATTACAAAGCTAAGCGAATATAGCGGCCCGGCAGAACTGAACGACGGTGAAGGTTTAGTAGCGAAGATATCGCCCAAAGCAAACATCACTTTCCAATACCGCTGCAGGTTTAATGGCAAAAACAAACGCATCCGTATAGGCAAGTATCCGATAACCACCCTCAAGAATGCAAGGCAAATCCATAAAAGGATGCTTGAGCTTAAAGAAGAGGGGAGAAACCCAGAGATTGCCCTTACTGGTGATACTGACTTTCTCACCCTAAAAGATTGTTTGGATTATTGGTTTGAGCACAAAGTCTCGACTCAAAAAGAGGGGACGCAGACACTCTACCGTTCAGTGGCGAACAACTACTTTTACAATGCCTTTCCTGATGTCGATGTAGAGAAGATCTCTGCACGAGAATGGATGTGTTGGTTCGATGAAATCGCTAAGAAGAACCCAAAGACGGCCAACTCAGCGTTTTCCAAAATGCGCGCTTGTCTTAACTTCTGTAAATCCAAGTTCCTTATCGATGGGACGCACTTTGAAAAGATCAGACAACAAGATGTCGGTCAGTCGGCCAAAGCCGGTGACCGAGTGTTATCGCTCCCTGAACTTGCCAAAGTTTGGATAGCCATAGAACGCAGCAAAGCAGGAACAACGACCAAGAACCTGCACCTTATAACAATGTTATGGGGTAACCGATTATCAGAGCTTCGCTTGGCCAAGCGTGAACATTTCGATATGGTCAACGACATTTGGACGGTACCACCAGAACTAAGCAAAATGGGTAACACCATTCGCAGACCCATCCCTAAACACATCAAACCGATGCTAGAAAGGTTGATGAACATCTATGATGAATACCTTTTCCCTGGTGCATCCCTTCATAAACCCATCACTATATCCGCAGCAAACCGCTACATAAGAAGGTTACGCGATAACCTGAACCTACCTCACTGGCGAACTCACGACTTCCGCCGCAGTATTTCTACCACTTGTTCAGAACTGGGCACCATGCCACACGTAACCGAAAAAATGCTCGGGCATGAGCTGGTAGGCGTAATGGCAATCTACAACAAGCACGACTGGCTATCAGACCAAAAAGAAGCATACGAGAAGTTCGCAGAAGCGTTGTTTGCCCAAGTGCAAAAAGAACTGGAACATGAAAAAGTTGCTGTGACCTAG
- a CDS encoding superinfection exclusion B family protein encodes MFDPKQIIDWVKLSGKQAFILSVITSILLFSNDEVLGKLGVSEAIGSWQIWIGLVWLVSVAILAAEIVFPVYGFVAQRVTWYFNLKGYQKRLHQLTVGEKEVLLQYINQNTRTISLNYSDGVANELESARIIRRASNLAHYHDVFPFNIQPWAWDYLSKHPELLH; translated from the coding sequence ATGTTTGATCCCAAGCAAATAATTGACTGGGTAAAGTTGTCAGGTAAACAGGCATTTATACTGAGTGTCATTACAAGTATTTTGCTGTTTTCTAACGATGAAGTTCTAGGAAAACTTGGTGTTTCAGAGGCAATTGGTTCGTGGCAAATTTGGATTGGTTTAGTATGGTTAGTTTCAGTTGCTATTTTAGCAGCGGAGATAGTTTTCCCTGTTTACGGCTTTGTAGCACAGCGTGTTACTTGGTACTTTAATCTCAAGGGTTACCAAAAAAGGCTTCATCAACTGACAGTGGGTGAGAAAGAAGTTTTATTACAGTATATAAATCAAAATACGCGAACTATCTCTTTAAATTACTCGGATGGTGTAGCCAACGAACTCGAGTCAGCTCGGATTATTCGCAGAGCTTCCAACTTGGCACATTATCACGATGTTTTTCCTTTTAATATCCAGCCTTGGGCATGGGATTATTTGTCAAAGCATCCTGAGCTCCTTCATTAA
- a CDS encoding RelA/SpoT domain-containing protein → MSLFLRTTALMLLVLSRAPAFAAMPIAPTSSEQNRSASQNEVCSKLFKHSLSGLYGIRTIDSNPTQPYSDFDILYSKAHQAQFELETICKSTALLNDAQPHFAGVKSKQRAEEKIAYELDGKVERITDLARATIVAEDVASLVSIYETLERETTIVKVKNRFKKPGPSGYRDLNLLVRLPKTNLIAEVQLHLKAIADVKSGPEHDLYEKIQKLERQAMAEKRPLTEFETATVRSMRSQAKNLYQHAWQPYLTTHLEAA, encoded by the coding sequence ATGAGCTTATTTTTACGTACAACAGCATTGATGCTTTTGGTACTAAGCCGTGCACCTGCATTCGCCGCGATGCCTATTGCGCCAACAAGTAGTGAACAGAATCGTTCTGCAAGTCAAAACGAGGTTTGTTCAAAACTATTCAAACACAGCCTAAGCGGCTTATATGGTATTCGAACTATCGACTCAAACCCAACTCAGCCATATTCTGATTTTGATATTCTTTACTCCAAAGCACACCAAGCTCAATTCGAACTTGAAACCATCTGTAAAAGTACCGCCCTTCTCAACGACGCCCAACCTCACTTCGCTGGCGTAAAATCTAAACAACGTGCAGAGGAAAAAATTGCTTACGAACTGGATGGTAAGGTTGAACGCATTACCGATCTAGCACGTGCGACGATAGTTGCGGAAGATGTGGCAAGTTTGGTCTCTATCTATGAAACACTAGAACGCGAAACAACGATCGTTAAAGTGAAAAACAGATTCAAAAAGCCGGGGCCTTCGGGTTACCGAGATTTAAACTTACTGGTTCGTTTGCCGAAAACAAACCTCATTGCAGAGGTCCAACTACACTTGAAAGCCATTGCCGATGTGAAAAGTGGCCCAGAGCATGACCTTTATGAAAAAATCCAAAAGCTTGAACGTCAAGCAATGGCAGAAAAACGCCCTCTAACTGAGTTTGAAACGGCGACGGTCAGAAGTATGCGCAGCCAAGCTAAGAACTTGTACCAGCACGCATGGCAACCATACTTAACAACTCACTTAGAAGCGGCATAA
- a CDS encoding LrgB family protein — protein MWILLTIVVFLVARQIAIKANHPIVNPLLICIAVIIPLLTYLNVPFDTYYADNEVFSFLLQPAVVALAYPLYEQLPQIRANWRIITFACVLGSVMSMMTATLIAVAFHTELSLIASLVGKSVTTPIAMEISSHLGGEAAVAAILVLLVGLLGAIVAYPIYNLIGIKHPIARGLTMGTVSHALGTATCVEKQPADAAFSSLALVLCGIITSVLAPSFFALAVWLYQ, from the coding sequence ATGTGGATTTTACTCACTATTGTTGTTTTCCTTGTTGCACGTCAGATTGCGATTAAAGCGAACCACCCAATTGTTAACCCACTGCTTATTTGTATTGCGGTCATTATTCCGTTGTTGACCTACTTGAACGTGCCGTTTGACACTTACTACGCCGACAACGAAGTGTTTAGTTTCCTGCTACAACCAGCCGTTGTGGCGCTAGCTTACCCGTTATATGAGCAGCTTCCTCAGATCAGAGCAAACTGGCGCATCATTACCTTCGCTTGTGTTCTGGGCAGTGTTATGTCGATGATGACGGCAACTCTCATCGCCGTCGCTTTTCACACCGAGTTAAGTTTGATCGCGAGCTTGGTTGGTAAATCAGTGACCACCCCTATTGCGATGGAAATCTCCAGCCATCTTGGTGGTGAAGCGGCAGTTGCAGCGATTTTAGTACTTCTGGTTGGCTTATTGGGTGCGATTGTGGCTTACCCTATCTACAACCTGATTGGGATTAAACATCCTATTGCCCGCGGTTTAACCATGGGTACGGTGTCCCACGCACTGGGTACTGCGACGTGTGTTGAGAAACAACCAGCAGACGCAGCATTCTCGTCTTTGGCATTAGTGTTGTGCGGTATTATTACGTCGGTTCTGGCTCCGAGCTTTTTTGCACTAGCTGTCTGGTTATATCAATAA
- the cdd gene encoding cytidine deaminase, producing the protein MKSRIEQALASAPEALSNQLAPIILADDFDATLSVQQFEQLLSATALSDKELRVALLPFAAAYSYAPISEFYVGAIVRGLSGRLYFGANMEFLGVQLGQTVHAEQSAISHAWMKGERGVKDITINFSPCGHCRQFMNELSTAKELKVQLPEREEKSLHEYLPEAFGPADLGIKSGLMAEVKHQFECEDNDVLILKAVDAMNMSHAPYTNNLSGLALELADGRVFQGAYAENAAFNPSLPPLQVALIQVLLAGETFDNIKAAALVENSEGKISHLADTQSTLEALNPDIPLSFVNV; encoded by the coding sequence ATGAAAAGTCGCATTGAACAAGCGCTAGCAAGCGCACCAGAAGCACTTTCAAACCAACTTGCTCCTATCATTTTAGCCGACGATTTTGATGCTACTCTTTCAGTACAGCAGTTTGAGCAGTTACTGTCTGCTACCGCTCTATCTGACAAAGAGCTGCGTGTTGCTCTGCTTCCTTTTGCCGCTGCTTATTCTTACGCGCCTATTTCTGAGTTTTATGTTGGTGCCATTGTTCGCGGGCTTTCAGGCCGTCTCTACTTCGGCGCAAACATGGAGTTCCTTGGTGTTCAACTTGGTCAAACTGTTCACGCAGAACAATCTGCAATCAGCCACGCCTGGATGAAGGGCGAACGCGGTGTTAAAGACATCACGATTAACTTTAGTCCTTGTGGCCACTGTCGTCAGTTCATGAACGAGCTGTCTACAGCGAAAGAGTTAAAAGTCCAATTGCCAGAGCGTGAAGAAAAATCGTTACATGAATATCTGCCTGAAGCATTTGGCCCGGCCGATTTGGGTATCAAATCTGGCTTAATGGCTGAAGTTAAGCATCAATTCGAATGTGAAGATAACGATGTGCTAATTCTAAAAGCCGTCGATGCGATGAACATGAGCCATGCCCCTTACACTAATAACCTCAGTGGCTTGGCGTTAGAGCTTGCTGATGGTCGCGTTTTCCAAGGCGCTTATGCAGAGAATGCGGCGTTTAACCCTAGCCTTCCTCCTCTTCAAGTTGCTTTGATTCAGGTACTACTGGCGGGTGAAACCTTTGATAACATCAAAGCGGCCGCTTTAGTGGAGAATTCAGAAGGTAAGATCAGTCATCTTGCTGATACGCAATCAACGTTAGAAGCGTTGAATCCCGACATTCCACTAAGTTTCGTTAACGTGTAA
- the sbcB gene encoding exodeoxyribonuclease I encodes MNNSEQPTFFFFDYETWGTNPAKDRPSQFAGVRTDENFNIIGEPLVMYCQPPADYLPSPEAALITGITPQKAVQEGLPEPEFIAKIHAELSKPNTTSLGYNSIRFDDEVTRYTCYRNFIDPYAWSWQNGNSRWDLLDVLRACHALRPEGVEWPENEDGFTSFKLEHLSVKNGIEHSNAHDAMADVIATIEMAKKVKAAQPKLFDYFFSMRQKRKLNELVDIVNMTPLMHVSGMLGRECQYTSWIVPVAWHPTNNNAVITIDLAKDPQPILELSAEELHERLYTKREDLGDLLPVPVKLVHLNKCPILAPAKTLTAENAESIGIDRQQCLNNLALLRQHPEIREKLISLFSVERTFEKSDDVDTQLYDGFFSPADRAAMDIIRETDPNNLAALDIEFDDKRIKPLLFRYRARNFPGTLDEQEQRRWAQHCREVFESQIEEYMLNLENLVHEHESDEKKIALLKSVYRYVESLAS; translated from the coding sequence ATGAATAATTCAGAACAGCCGACCTTCTTCTTCTTTGACTACGAAACTTGGGGTACAAACCCTGCAAAAGATCGTCCGAGTCAATTCGCTGGTGTTCGCACAGATGAAAATTTCAATATCATCGGCGAGCCTTTAGTGATGTATTGCCAGCCACCTGCTGATTACCTTCCTTCTCCTGAAGCAGCATTGATTACCGGGATTACTCCGCAAAAGGCGGTTCAGGAAGGCCTGCCTGAGCCTGAGTTCATTGCCAAAATTCATGCCGAGTTGTCTAAGCCAAATACCACCAGTTTGGGTTACAACAGTATTCGTTTTGATGATGAAGTCACGCGTTACACCTGTTACCGCAACTTTATAGATCCGTATGCGTGGAGTTGGCAGAACGGCAATTCGCGCTGGGATTTACTTGATGTGCTGCGCGCTTGTCATGCCCTTCGACCAGAAGGCGTTGAGTGGCCAGAAAATGAAGATGGGTTTACCAGCTTCAAACTCGAGCATCTGTCTGTTAAAAATGGTATTGAACACAGCAATGCGCACGATGCCATGGCTGACGTTATCGCAACGATTGAGATGGCGAAGAAAGTGAAAGCTGCTCAGCCTAAGTTGTTTGATTACTTCTTCTCAATGCGTCAAAAACGTAAGCTCAATGAATTGGTTGATATCGTCAACATGACGCCTCTGATGCACGTTTCTGGCATGTTAGGACGCGAGTGTCAGTACACCAGCTGGATTGTGCCTGTTGCCTGGCATCCGACAAACAACAACGCCGTTATCACGATTGATTTAGCCAAAGATCCACAACCAATCCTAGAGCTGTCTGCAGAAGAGCTGCACGAAAGGTTGTACACCAAGCGAGAAGATCTCGGTGATTTGCTGCCTGTGCCAGTTAAACTTGTTCACTTGAATAAGTGCCCAATTCTGGCACCTGCGAAGACGCTGACCGCTGAAAACGCAGAGTCTATCGGTATTGACCGTCAACAGTGTTTGAACAACCTGGCTTTGTTACGTCAGCATCCAGAGATTCGTGAAAAACTGATCAGCCTGTTTTCTGTTGAGCGTACATTTGAAAAAAGTGATGATGTGGATACTCAGCTTTACGATGGGTTCTTCTCACCTGCGGATCGCGCTGCAATGGATATTATTCGTGAAACCGATCCGAACAATTTGGCGGCGCTCGATATTGAATTCGATGACAAACGCATTAAACCACTGTTGTTCCGTTACCGTGCTCGAAACTTCCCTGGCACGCTAGACGAACAGGAACAAAGACGTTGGGCACAGCACTGCCGTGAAGTGTTTGAAAGCCAAATCGAAGAGTATATGCTGAATTTAGAAAACTTAGTTCACGAACATGAAAGTGACGAAAAGAAAATAGCACTATTAAAATCCGTTTATCGTTACGTCGAGAGCCTAGCCTCTTAA
- the ihfA gene encoding integration host factor subunit alpha translates to MALTKAELAENLFDKLGFSKRDAKETVEVFFEEIRKALESGEQVKLSGFGNFDLRDKNERPGRNPKTGEDIPITARRVVTFRPGQKLKARVENLRKEQ, encoded by the coding sequence ATGGCGCTCACAAAAGCCGAATTGGCAGAAAACCTGTTTGATAAACTGGGATTTAGTAAACGGGACGCCAAGGAAACGGTGGAAGTGTTCTTTGAAGAAATTCGCAAGGCACTAGAAAGTGGCGAACAGGTAAAACTGTCAGGTTTTGGTAATTTTGATCTTCGTGACAAGAATGAACGGCCTGGTCGTAACCCGAAAACTGGTGAAGATATTCCAATTACTGCTCGACGTGTCGTGACTTTCCGCCCGGGTCAGAAATTAAAAGCTCGCGTAGAAAATCTCAGAAAAGAACAGTAA